In the Lepus europaeus isolate LE1 chromosome 18, mLepTim1.pri, whole genome shotgun sequence genome, one interval contains:
- the MINK1 gene encoding misshapen-like kinase 1 isoform X7, protein MGDPAPARSLDDIDLSALRDPAGIFELVEVVGNGTYGQVYKGRHVKTGQLAAIKVMDVTEDEEEEIKQEINMLKKYSHHRNIATYYGAFIKKSPPGNDDQLWLVMEFCGAGSVTDLVKNTKGNALKEDCIAYICREILRGLAHLHAHKVIHRDIKGQNVLLTENAEVKLVDFGVSAQLDRTVGRRNTFIGTPYWMAPEVIACDENPDATYDYRSDIWSLGITAIEMAEGAPPLCDMHPMRALFLIPRNPPPRLKSKKWSKKFIDFIDTCLIKTYLSRPPTEQLLKFPFIRDQPTERQVRIQLKDHIDRSRKKRGEKEETEYEYSGSEEEDDSHGEEGEPSSIMNVPGESTLRREFLRLQQENKSNSEALKQQQQQQQLQQQRDPEAHIKHLLHQRQRRIEEQKEERRRVEEQQRREREQRKLQEKEQQRRLEDMQALRREEERRQAEREQEYKRKQLEEQRQSERLQRQLQQEHAYLKSLQQQQQLQKQPPQILPADRKPLYHYGRGVTPADKPAWAREVEERTRMNKQQNSPLAKTKPSSTGPEPPAPQASPSPPGPLSQTPPMQRPVEPQEGPHKSLVAHRVPLKPYAAPVPRSQSLQDQPTRNLAAFPASHDPDPAVAAPAATPSARGAVTRQNSDPTSEGPGPSPNPPAWVRPDSEAPPKVPQRTSSIATALNTSGAAGSRPAQAVRARPRSNSAWQIYLQRRAERGAPKPPGPPAQPPGPPNASSNPDLRRSDPGWERSDSVLPASHGHLPQAGSLERNRVGATTKLDSSPVLSPGNKAKPDDHRSRPGRPASYKRAIGEDFVLLKERTLDEAPRPPKKAMDYSSSSEEVESSEDDEEEGDGEPAEGSRDTPGGRDGDTDSVSTMVVHDVEETAGTQPPYGGGTMLVQRTPEEERSLLHSDSNGYTNLPDVVQPSHSPTENSKGQSPPSKDGSSDYQSRGLVKAPGKSSFTMFVDLGLYQAGGSGDTIPITALVGGEGARLDQLQYDVRKGSVVNVNPTNTRAHSETPEIRKYKKRFNSEILCAALWGVNLLVGTENGLMLLDRSGQGKVYGLIGRRRFQQMDVLEGLNLLITISGKRNKLRVYYLSWLRNKILHNDPEVEKKQGWTTVGDMEGCGHYRVVKYERIKFLVIALKSSVEVYAWAPKPYHKFMAFKSFADLPHRPLLVDLTVEEGQRLKVIYGSSAGFHAVDVDSGNSYDIYIPVHIQSQITPHAIIFLPNTDGMEMLLCYEDEGVYVNTYGRIIKDVVLQWGEMPTSVAYICSNQIMGWGEKAIEIRSVETGHLDGVFMHKRAQRLKFLCERNDKVFFASVRSGGSSQVYFMTLNRNCIMNW, encoded by the exons gacCCTGCTGGGATCTTTGAGCTGGTGGAAGTGGTCGGCAATGGAACCTACGGACAGGTGTACAAG GGTCGGCATGTCAAGACCGGGCAGCTGGCTGCCATCAAGGTCATGGACGTCACAGAG GACGAGGAGGAAGAGATCAAACAGGAGATCAATATGCTGAAAAAATACTCTCACCACCGCAACATCGCCACCTACTATGGGGCCTTCATCAAGAAGAGCCCCCCTGGAAACGACGACCAGCTCTGG CTGGTGATGGAGTTCTGTGGTGCTGGCTCCGTGACCGACCTGGTGAAGAACACCAAGGGGAACGCCCTGAAGGAGGACTGCATCGCCTACATCTGCCGGGAGATTCTCAGG GGTCTGGCGCATCTCCACGCGCACAAGGTGATTCATCGAGACATCAAGGGGCAGAACGTGCTGCTGACCGAGAACGCTGAGGTTAAGCTAG TGGATTTTGGGGTGAGCGCTCAGCTGGATCGCACTGTGGGCAGGCGGAACACTTTCATTGGGACCCCGTACTGGATGGCCCCAGAGGTCATTGCCTGTGATGAGAACCCCGATGCCACCTACGATTACAGG AGTGACATCTGGTCTCTCGGAATCACAGCCATCGAGATGGCGGAGGGAGCCCCCC ctctgtgTGACATGCACCCCATGCGAGCCCTCTTCCTCATCCCTCGGAACCCCCCGCCCCGGCTCAAGTCCAAGAAGTG GTCGAAGAAGTTCATCGATTTCATCGACACCTGTCTCATCAAGACTTACCTGAGCCGCCCACCCACGGAGCAGCTACTCAAGTTTCCCTTCATCCGCGACCAGCCCACAGAGCGGCAGGTCCGCATCCAGCTCAAGGACCACATTGACCGTTCCCGGAAGAAGCGGGGTGAGAAAG AGGAGACCGAGTACGAGTACAGCGGCAGTGAGGAGGAAGACGACAGCCACGGAGAGGAAGGAGAGCCAAG CTCCATCATGAACGTGCCCGGGGAGTCCACACTGCGCCGGGAGTTCCTCCGGCTCCAGCAGGAGAACAAGAGCAACTCGGAGGCgctgaagcagcagcagcagcagcagcagctgcagcagcagcgcGACCCCGAGGCGCACATCaagcacctgctgcaccagcggCAGCGGCGCATAGAGGAGCAGAAGGAGGAGCGGCGGCGCGTGGAGGAG CAACAGCGGCGGGAGCGGGAGCAGCGCAAGCTGCAGGAGAAGGAGCAGCAGCGGCGGCTGGAGGATATGCAGGCGCTGCGGCGGGAGGAGGAGCGGCGGCAGGCCGAGCGGGAGCAG GAGTACAAGCGGAAGCAGCTGGAGGAGCAGCGGCAGTCGGAGCGCCTGCAGAGGCAGCTGCAGCAGGAGCACGCCTACCTCAAgtccctgcagcagcagcagcagctccagaaGCAGCCGCCGCAGATCCTGCCCGCGGACAGGAAGCCCCTCTACCACTATGGCCGGGGCGTCACCCCTGCCGACAAGCCAGCCTGGGCCCGAGAG GTGGAAGAGAGAACCAGGATGAACAAGCAGCAGAACTCTCCCTTGGCCAAGACCAAGCCGAGCAGCACGGGAcctgagccccctgccccccaggcctcccccagccccccaggaccCCTGTCTCAAACTCCTCCTATGCAGAGGCCGGTGGAGCCCCAGGAAGGACCGCACAAG AGCCTGGTGGCACACCGGGTCCCACTGAAGCCATATGCAGCACCTGTACCCCGATCCCAGTCCCTGCAGGACCAGCCCACCCGAAacctggctgccttcccagcctcccacgaCCCAGACCCTGCTGTCGCCGCACCTGCTGCCACGCCTAGTGCCCGCGGAGCTGTCACCCGACAGAATTCAGACCCCACCTCTgaagggcctgggcccagccccaatcCCCCAGCCTGGGTCCGGCCAGACAGTGAGGCCCCGCCCAAG GTGCCCCAGAGGACCTCATCTATCGCCACTGCCCTTAACACCAGTGGGGCCGCAGGGTCCCGGCCAGCGCAGGCTGTCCGAGCCAG ACCTCGCAGCAACTCCGCCTGGCAGATCTACCTGCAAAGGCGGGCAGAGCGGGGCGCCCCCAAGCCTCCAGGGCCCCCTGCTCAGCCCCCTGGCCCGCCCAACGCCTCTAG TAACCCTGACCTCAGGAGGAGCGATCCTGGCTGGGAGCGCTCAGACAGTGTCCTCCCAGCTTCTCACGGGCACCTCCCGCAGGCTGGCTCACTGGAGCGAAACCGAGTGGGAG CTACCACCAAACTGGACAGCTCCCCAGTGCTGTCCCCCGGGAACAAAGCCAAGCCCGACGACCACCGCTCTCGGCCAGGCCGGCCCGCA AGCTATAAGCGAGCGATTGGTGAG GATTTTGTGCTGCTGAAAGAGCGGACCCTGGACGAGGCCCCGCGGCCGCCCAAAAAAGCCATGGACTACTCCTCGTCCAGCGAGGAGGTGGAGAGCAGTGAGGACGACGAGGAGGAGGGCGACGGCGAGCCTGCGGAGGGCAGCAGAGACACCCCCGGGGGCCG CGACGGAGACACAGACAGCGTCAGCACCATGGTGGTCCACGATGTGGAGGAGACGGCCGGGACCCAGCCCCCCTACGGGGGTGGCACGATGCTGGTGCAGCGA ACCCCAGAGGAGGAGCGAAGCCTGCTGCACTCAGACAGCAATGGCTACACGAACCTGCCGGACGTGGTCCAGCCGAGCCACTCGCCCACCGAGAACAGCAAAGGCCAGAGCCCCCCCTCAAAGGATGGAAGCAGTGAC TACCAGTCCCGTGGCCTGGTCAAGGCCCCCGGCAAGAGCTCCTTCACCATGTTTGTGGACCTAGGGCTCTACCAGGCTGGAGGCAGTGGGGACACCATCCCCATCACAG CCCTGGTGGGTGGAGAGGGCGCTCGGCTCGATCAGCTGCAGTACGACGTGAGGAAGGGCTCCGTGGTCAACGTGAATCCCACCAACACTCGGGCCCACAGCGAGACCCCCGAGATCCGCAAGTACAAGAAGCGCTTCAACTCGGAGATCCTCTGTGCCGCCCTCTGGG GGGTCAACCTGCTGGTGGGCACGGAGAACGGGCTCATGCTGCTGGACCGGAGCGGGCAGGGCAAGGTGTACGGCCTCATTGGGCGGCGCCGCTTCCAGCAGATGGACGTGCTGGAGGGGCTCAACCTGCTCATCACCATCTCAG GGAAGAGGAACAAACTGCGGGTGTATTACCTGTCCTGGCTCCGGAACAAGATTCTGCACAATGACCCGGAAGTGGAAAAGAAGCAGGGCTGGACCACTGTGGGGGACATGGAGGGCTGTGGCCACTACCGCGTGG TGAAGTACGAGCGCATCAAGTTCCTGGTCATTGCCCTGAAGAGCTCCGTGGAGGTGTATGCCTGGGCCCCCAAGCCCTACCACAAATTCATGGCCTTCAAG TCCTTTGCCGACCTCCCGCACCGCCCTCTGCTGGTCGACCTCACggtggaggaggggcagcggCTCAAGGTCATCTACGGCTCCAGCGCCGGCTTCCACGCCGTGGATGTGGACTCTGGGAACAGCTACGACATCTACATCCCCGTGCAC ATTCAGAGCCAGATCACACCCCACGCCATCATCTTCCTCCCCAACACCGACGGCATGGAGATGCTGCTGTGCTACGAGGATGAGGGTGTCTACGTCAACACGTACGGGCGGATCATCAAGGACGTGGTGCTGCAGTGGGGCGAGATGCCCACCTCTGTGG CCTACATCTGCTCCAACCAGATCATGGGCTGGGGTGAGAAAGCCATCGAGATCCGCTCCGTGGAGACGGGCCACCTGGACGGGGTCTTCATGCACAAACGAGCCCAGAGGCTCAAGTTCCTGTGTGAGCGGAATGACAAG gtGTTTTTTGCCTCCGTCCGCTCCGGGGGCAGCAGCCAGGTTTACTTCATGACTCTGAACCGGAACTGCATCATGAACTGGTGA
- the MINK1 gene encoding misshapen-like kinase 1 isoform X6 has product MGDPAPARSLDDIDLSALRDPAGIFELVEVVGNGTYGQVYKGRHVKTGQLAAIKVMDVTEDEEEEIKQEINMLKKYSHHRNIATYYGAFIKKSPPGNDDQLWLVMEFCGAGSVTDLVKNTKGNALKEDCIAYICREILRGLAHLHAHKVIHRDIKGQNVLLTENAEVKLVDFGVSAQLDRTVGRRNTFIGTPYWMAPEVIACDENPDATYDYRSDIWSLGITAIEMAEGAPPLCDMHPMRALFLIPRNPPPRLKSKKWSKKFIDFIDTCLIKTYLSRPPTEQLLKFPFIRDQPTERQVRIQLKDHIDRSRKKRGEKEETEYEYSGSEEEDDSHGEEGEPSSIMNVPGESTLRREFLRLQQENKSNSEALKQQQQQQQLQQQRDPEAHIKHLLHQRQRRIEEQKEERRRVEEQQRREREQRKLQEKEQQRRLEDMQALRREEERRQAEREQEYKRKQLEEQRQSERLQRQLQQEHAYLKSLQQQQQLQKQPPQILPADRKPLYHYGRGVTPADKPAWAREVEERTRMNKQQNSPLAKTKPSSTGPEPPAPQASPSPPGPLSQTPPMQRPVEPQEGPHKSLVAHRVPLKPYAAPVPRSQSLQDQPTRNLAAFPASHDPDPAVAAPAATPSARGAVTRQNSDPTSEGPGPSPNPPAWVRPDSEAPPKVPQRTSSIATALNTSGAAGSRPAQAVRARPRSNSAWQIYLQRRAERGAPKPPGPPAQPPGPPNASSNPDLRRSDPGWERSDSVLPASHGHLPQAGSLERNRVGATTKLDSSPVLSPGNKAKPDDHRSRPGRPASYKRAIGEDFVLLKERTLDEAPRPPKKAMDYSSSSEEVESSEDDEEEGDGEPAEGSRDTPGGRSDGDTDSVSTMVVHDVEETAGTQPPYGGGTMLVQRTPEEERSLLHSDSNGYTNLPDVVQPSHSPTENSKGQSPPSKDGSSDYQSRGLVKAPGKSSFTMFVDLGLYQAGGSGDTIPITALVGGEGARLDQLQYDVRKGSVVNVNPTNTRAHSETPEIRKYKKRFNSEILCAALWGVNLLVGTENGLMLLDRSGQGKVYGLIGRRRFQQMDVLEGLNLLITISGKRNKLRVYYLSWLRNKILHNDPEVEKKQGWTTVGDMEGCGHYRVVKYERIKFLVIALKSSVEVYAWAPKPYHKFMAFKSFADLPHRPLLVDLTVEEGQRLKVIYGSSAGFHAVDVDSGNSYDIYIPVHIQSQITPHAIIFLPNTDGMEMLLCYEDEGVYVNTYGRIIKDVVLQWGEMPTSVAYICSNQIMGWGEKAIEIRSVETGHLDGVFMHKRAQRLKFLCERNDKVFFASVRSGGSSQVYFMTLNRNCIMNW; this is encoded by the exons gacCCTGCTGGGATCTTTGAGCTGGTGGAAGTGGTCGGCAATGGAACCTACGGACAGGTGTACAAG GGTCGGCATGTCAAGACCGGGCAGCTGGCTGCCATCAAGGTCATGGACGTCACAGAG GACGAGGAGGAAGAGATCAAACAGGAGATCAATATGCTGAAAAAATACTCTCACCACCGCAACATCGCCACCTACTATGGGGCCTTCATCAAGAAGAGCCCCCCTGGAAACGACGACCAGCTCTGG CTGGTGATGGAGTTCTGTGGTGCTGGCTCCGTGACCGACCTGGTGAAGAACACCAAGGGGAACGCCCTGAAGGAGGACTGCATCGCCTACATCTGCCGGGAGATTCTCAGG GGTCTGGCGCATCTCCACGCGCACAAGGTGATTCATCGAGACATCAAGGGGCAGAACGTGCTGCTGACCGAGAACGCTGAGGTTAAGCTAG TGGATTTTGGGGTGAGCGCTCAGCTGGATCGCACTGTGGGCAGGCGGAACACTTTCATTGGGACCCCGTACTGGATGGCCCCAGAGGTCATTGCCTGTGATGAGAACCCCGATGCCACCTACGATTACAGG AGTGACATCTGGTCTCTCGGAATCACAGCCATCGAGATGGCGGAGGGAGCCCCCC ctctgtgTGACATGCACCCCATGCGAGCCCTCTTCCTCATCCCTCGGAACCCCCCGCCCCGGCTCAAGTCCAAGAAGTG GTCGAAGAAGTTCATCGATTTCATCGACACCTGTCTCATCAAGACTTACCTGAGCCGCCCACCCACGGAGCAGCTACTCAAGTTTCCCTTCATCCGCGACCAGCCCACAGAGCGGCAGGTCCGCATCCAGCTCAAGGACCACATTGACCGTTCCCGGAAGAAGCGGGGTGAGAAAG AGGAGACCGAGTACGAGTACAGCGGCAGTGAGGAGGAAGACGACAGCCACGGAGAGGAAGGAGAGCCAAG CTCCATCATGAACGTGCCCGGGGAGTCCACACTGCGCCGGGAGTTCCTCCGGCTCCAGCAGGAGAACAAGAGCAACTCGGAGGCgctgaagcagcagcagcagcagcagcagctgcagcagcagcgcGACCCCGAGGCGCACATCaagcacctgctgcaccagcggCAGCGGCGCATAGAGGAGCAGAAGGAGGAGCGGCGGCGCGTGGAGGAG CAACAGCGGCGGGAGCGGGAGCAGCGCAAGCTGCAGGAGAAGGAGCAGCAGCGGCGGCTGGAGGATATGCAGGCGCTGCGGCGGGAGGAGGAGCGGCGGCAGGCCGAGCGGGAGCAG GAGTACAAGCGGAAGCAGCTGGAGGAGCAGCGGCAGTCGGAGCGCCTGCAGAGGCAGCTGCAGCAGGAGCACGCCTACCTCAAgtccctgcagcagcagcagcagctccagaaGCAGCCGCCGCAGATCCTGCCCGCGGACAGGAAGCCCCTCTACCACTATGGCCGGGGCGTCACCCCTGCCGACAAGCCAGCCTGGGCCCGAGAG GTGGAAGAGAGAACCAGGATGAACAAGCAGCAGAACTCTCCCTTGGCCAAGACCAAGCCGAGCAGCACGGGAcctgagccccctgccccccaggcctcccccagccccccaggaccCCTGTCTCAAACTCCTCCTATGCAGAGGCCGGTGGAGCCCCAGGAAGGACCGCACAAG AGCCTGGTGGCACACCGGGTCCCACTGAAGCCATATGCAGCACCTGTACCCCGATCCCAGTCCCTGCAGGACCAGCCCACCCGAAacctggctgccttcccagcctcccacgaCCCAGACCCTGCTGTCGCCGCACCTGCTGCCACGCCTAGTGCCCGCGGAGCTGTCACCCGACAGAATTCAGACCCCACCTCTgaagggcctgggcccagccccaatcCCCCAGCCTGGGTCCGGCCAGACAGTGAGGCCCCGCCCAAG GTGCCCCAGAGGACCTCATCTATCGCCACTGCCCTTAACACCAGTGGGGCCGCAGGGTCCCGGCCAGCGCAGGCTGTCCGAGCCAG ACCTCGCAGCAACTCCGCCTGGCAGATCTACCTGCAAAGGCGGGCAGAGCGGGGCGCCCCCAAGCCTCCAGGGCCCCCTGCTCAGCCCCCTGGCCCGCCCAACGCCTCTAG TAACCCTGACCTCAGGAGGAGCGATCCTGGCTGGGAGCGCTCAGACAGTGTCCTCCCAGCTTCTCACGGGCACCTCCCGCAGGCTGGCTCACTGGAGCGAAACCGAGTGGGAG CTACCACCAAACTGGACAGCTCCCCAGTGCTGTCCCCCGGGAACAAAGCCAAGCCCGACGACCACCGCTCTCGGCCAGGCCGGCCCGCA AGCTATAAGCGAGCGATTGGTGAG GATTTTGTGCTGCTGAAAGAGCGGACCCTGGACGAGGCCCCGCGGCCGCCCAAAAAAGCCATGGACTACTCCTCGTCCAGCGAGGAGGTGGAGAGCAGTGAGGACGACGAGGAGGAGGGCGACGGCGAGCCTGCGGAGGGCAGCAGAGACACCCCCGGGGGCCG CAGCGACGGAGACACAGACAGCGTCAGCACCATGGTGGTCCACGATGTGGAGGAGACGGCCGGGACCCAGCCCCCCTACGGGGGTGGCACGATGCTGGTGCAGCGA ACCCCAGAGGAGGAGCGAAGCCTGCTGCACTCAGACAGCAATGGCTACACGAACCTGCCGGACGTGGTCCAGCCGAGCCACTCGCCCACCGAGAACAGCAAAGGCCAGAGCCCCCCCTCAAAGGATGGAAGCAGTGAC TACCAGTCCCGTGGCCTGGTCAAGGCCCCCGGCAAGAGCTCCTTCACCATGTTTGTGGACCTAGGGCTCTACCAGGCTGGAGGCAGTGGGGACACCATCCCCATCACAG CCCTGGTGGGTGGAGAGGGCGCTCGGCTCGATCAGCTGCAGTACGACGTGAGGAAGGGCTCCGTGGTCAACGTGAATCCCACCAACACTCGGGCCCACAGCGAGACCCCCGAGATCCGCAAGTACAAGAAGCGCTTCAACTCGGAGATCCTCTGTGCCGCCCTCTGGG GGGTCAACCTGCTGGTGGGCACGGAGAACGGGCTCATGCTGCTGGACCGGAGCGGGCAGGGCAAGGTGTACGGCCTCATTGGGCGGCGCCGCTTCCAGCAGATGGACGTGCTGGAGGGGCTCAACCTGCTCATCACCATCTCAG GGAAGAGGAACAAACTGCGGGTGTATTACCTGTCCTGGCTCCGGAACAAGATTCTGCACAATGACCCGGAAGTGGAAAAGAAGCAGGGCTGGACCACTGTGGGGGACATGGAGGGCTGTGGCCACTACCGCGTGG TGAAGTACGAGCGCATCAAGTTCCTGGTCATTGCCCTGAAGAGCTCCGTGGAGGTGTATGCCTGGGCCCCCAAGCCCTACCACAAATTCATGGCCTTCAAG TCCTTTGCCGACCTCCCGCACCGCCCTCTGCTGGTCGACCTCACggtggaggaggggcagcggCTCAAGGTCATCTACGGCTCCAGCGCCGGCTTCCACGCCGTGGATGTGGACTCTGGGAACAGCTACGACATCTACATCCCCGTGCAC ATTCAGAGCCAGATCACACCCCACGCCATCATCTTCCTCCCCAACACCGACGGCATGGAGATGCTGCTGTGCTACGAGGATGAGGGTGTCTACGTCAACACGTACGGGCGGATCATCAAGGACGTGGTGCTGCAGTGGGGCGAGATGCCCACCTCTGTGG CCTACATCTGCTCCAACCAGATCATGGGCTGGGGTGAGAAAGCCATCGAGATCCGCTCCGTGGAGACGGGCCACCTGGACGGGGTCTTCATGCACAAACGAGCCCAGAGGCTCAAGTTCCTGTGTGAGCGGAATGACAAG gtGTTTTTTGCCTCCGTCCGCTCCGGGGGCAGCAGCCAGGTTTACTTCATGACTCTGAACCGGAACTGCATCATGAACTGGTGA